The proteins below come from a single Kitasatospora sp. NBC_00315 genomic window:
- a CDS encoding cupin domain-containing protein: MKVFRLDALDAERVANEGAYLRFLKERHMSAGLYALSPGDTDQQTAHDQDEIYQVVSGRAELTVGAETTTVGRGTVAYVPAGVPHRFHHVTEELRVLVVFSPPED; this comes from the coding sequence ATGAAGGTGTTCCGGCTGGACGCGCTCGACGCGGAACGCGTCGCGAACGAGGGTGCCTATCTGCGTTTCCTGAAGGAACGCCACATGTCCGCCGGGTTGTACGCACTCTCCCCCGGTGACACCGACCAGCAGACCGCGCACGACCAGGACGAGATCTACCAGGTGGTCAGCGGCCGGGCCGAGCTCACCGTCGGCGCCGAGACCACCACCGTCGGCCGGGGCACCGTGGCGTACGTGCCGGCCGGTGTGCCGCACCGGTTCCACCACGTCACCGAGGAGCTGCGGGTGCTGGTCGTGTTCTCCCCGCCGGAGGACTGA
- a CDS encoding DUF5326 family protein, with amino-acid sequence MAELWKSLPSWVRNIVVPIIVLILAWQIIGFVFGVVGALLAFAFKVLVVVGIAAAVVILVKKAAKN; translated from the coding sequence ATGGCTGAGCTCTGGAAGTCGCTGCCCTCGTGGGTGCGCAACATCGTCGTCCCGATCATCGTGCTGATCCTGGCGTGGCAGATCATCGGATTCGTGTTCGGCGTGGTCGGCGCCCTGCTCGCGTTCGCGTTCAAGGTCCTGGTGGTGGTCGGTATCGCCGCCGCCGTGGTGATCCTGGTGAAGAAGGCCGCCAAGAACTGA
- a CDS encoding phage holin family protein, translating into MKGFVIKTLINAAAIWVAAWIVTGITLTGSDWGHKTLTVIAVALIFGVVNWLIKPLVKLLSLPLFILTLGLITFVINALMLWLTSWASDKLDLDFHVEGFWAALFGALIISLVSWGLSLALDDD; encoded by the coding sequence ATGAAGGGTTTCGTCATCAAGACACTTATCAACGCGGCCGCCATCTGGGTGGCCGCCTGGATCGTCACCGGCATCACCCTGACGGGGAGCGACTGGGGGCACAAAACCCTCACGGTGATCGCGGTCGCCCTGATCTTCGGGGTGGTCAACTGGCTGATCAAGCCGCTGGTGAAGCTGCTCTCGCTGCCGCTGTTCATCCTGACCCTGGGCCTGATCACCTTCGTGATCAACGCGCTGATGCTGTGGCTGACCTCGTGGGCCTCCGACAAGCTCGACCTGGACTTCCACGTGGAAGGCTTCTGGGCCGCCCTGTTCGGAGCCCTGATCATCAGCCTGGTCTCCTGGGGCCTCAGCCTGGCCCTCGACGACGACTGA
- a CDS encoding AMP-binding protein, translated as MLDNLARALRTAPERPAVLRNTRGGAARVQIRRGELADLADAYAAALHRRGLGPGDTLGVAVRPGPRALAVLLAAHHLGLRIAVLDPSAGPDVLRARLSLARPALILADAAAQAVTGWARPLARRAHLALPPLAELGPVATLGRRWPGSAPGLRAAPAPPPRAADPGPDADAVIVFTSGTTADPRAVVHSRAGLAAGLRTVAALVRPQDGSTVLGGTFFVLVPALAAGAGVALPARSPAALARQLHHLAPAETYLTPPLLRAALAAGAGFTGRVWTGSAPAGAELLRRVKRAGATEAWSVYALTELFPAAAVEEAEKAAFTGAGDLVGHPLPGVRTRLAEDGELLLTGPGVRHRYLGEQPDPWVRTGDRATLTADGRIALAGRCKDMVLRRAENIYPGLYEPALHLPGVELAVLVGVPDAEGDERLVALVQPRPGADHRRLRAALEEPLARMGSARPDAVLFADVPLAGRSRKPDRAAASRLCAGEPAR; from the coding sequence GTGCTGGACAACCTCGCTCGGGCGCTGCGCACCGCGCCCGAGCGCCCCGCCGTACTGCGCAACACCCGTGGCGGCGCCGCCCGGGTGCAGATCCGCCGCGGTGAGCTCGCGGACCTCGCCGACGCCTACGCCGCCGCCCTGCACCGGCGCGGGCTGGGCCCGGGGGACACCCTGGGCGTGGCCGTCCGCCCGGGGCCGCGCGCGCTGGCCGTGCTGCTCGCCGCCCACCACCTGGGGCTGCGGATCGCCGTGCTCGACCCGAGCGCCGGTCCGGACGTGCTGCGCGCCCGGCTGTCGCTGGCCCGGCCCGCGCTGATCCTCGCGGACGCCGCCGCCCAGGCGGTGACCGGCTGGGCCCGCCCGCTCGCCCGCCGGGCCCACCTCGCGCTCCCTCCGCTCGCCGAACTCGGGCCGGTCGCCACCCTCGGGCGGCGCTGGCCGGGCAGCGCACCCGGACTACGGGCGGCCCCCGCCCCGCCGCCGAGGGCCGCCGACCCGGGGCCCGACGCGGACGCCGTCATCGTCTTCACCTCCGGCACCACCGCCGACCCGCGCGCCGTCGTGCACAGCCGGGCCGGCCTCGCGGCGGGCCTGCGCACCGTCGCCGCACTGGTCCGGCCGCAGGACGGATCGACCGTCCTCGGGGGCACCTTCTTCGTCCTGGTGCCCGCCCTGGCTGCCGGCGCAGGCGTCGCCCTGCCGGCTCGCTCGCCCGCCGCGCTGGCCCGCCAGCTCCACCACCTGGCGCCCGCCGAGACATACCTCACCCCACCGCTGCTGCGGGCCGCCCTGGCGGCCGGCGCCGGCTTCACCGGCCGGGTCTGGACCGGCTCCGCCCCGGCCGGCGCGGAGCTGCTGCGCCGGGTGAAGCGGGCCGGGGCCACCGAGGCCTGGAGTGTGTACGCGCTGACCGAGCTCTTCCCCGCCGCGGCCGTCGAGGAGGCCGAGAAGGCCGCCTTCACCGGCGCCGGGGATCTGGTCGGCCACCCCCTCCCGGGGGTGCGGACCCGGCTCGCGGAGGACGGTGAGCTGCTGCTCACCGGCCCCGGCGTCCGCCACCGCTACCTCGGCGAGCAGCCCGATCCCTGGGTCCGCACCGGGGACCGGGCCACCCTGACCGCCGACGGACGGATCGCGCTGGCCGGCCGCTGCAAGGACATGGTGCTGCGGCGGGCGGAGAACATCTACCCCGGGCTGTACGAACCCGCGCTGCACCTGCCCGGGGTCGAACTGGCCGTCCTGGTGGGCGTCCCGGACGCGGAGGGCGACGAGCGGCTGGTCGCCCTCGTCCAGCCGCGCCCCGGGGCCGACCACCGGCGGCTGCGCGCCGCCCTGGAGGAGCCGCTCGCCCGGATGGGCAGCGCCCGGCCGGACGCCGTCCTGTTCGCCGACGTGCCGCTCGCCGGCCGCTCCCGCAAACCCGACCGGGCCGCCGCGTCCCGGCTCTGCGCGGGGGAGCCGGCCCGATGA
- the tenA gene encoding thiaminase II: MTPSPTGSASGATPVATPVATQSLTEELWAAIEPVYTRILDHPFLGGLTDGTLPRAAFRHFVVQDSHYLRDYARALAVCAAKAPGEEDVRAFADDAVGALAAEQGMHAEFMDALGAGAEQAAAEPVLPTTRAYTSYLLATVYGGSFAEAVGAVLPCYWIYARVGEQLLARSSPDPLYARWIATYGDEAFQSVVRRVLALTDRIGEEISPAERRRVVEHFTTTSRYEWMFWDAAWRGETWPV; the protein is encoded by the coding sequence ATGACCCCGAGCCCGACCGGGAGCGCGTCCGGCGCCACGCCCGTCGCCACGCCCGTCGCCACGCAGAGCCTGACCGAGGAGCTCTGGGCGGCGATCGAGCCGGTGTACACCCGGATCCTCGACCACCCGTTCCTGGGCGGCCTGACCGACGGCACCCTGCCGCGCGCCGCGTTCCGGCACTTCGTCGTCCAGGACTCGCACTACCTGCGCGACTACGCCCGGGCACTGGCCGTCTGCGCGGCCAAGGCGCCCGGTGAGGAGGACGTCCGGGCGTTCGCCGACGACGCGGTGGGCGCGCTCGCCGCCGAGCAGGGCATGCACGCCGAGTTCATGGACGCCCTCGGCGCCGGCGCCGAGCAGGCGGCCGCCGAACCCGTCCTGCCCACCACCCGGGCCTACACCAGCTACCTGCTCGCGACGGTGTACGGCGGCTCCTTCGCGGAGGCGGTCGGCGCGGTGCTGCCCTGCTACTGGATCTACGCCCGGGTCGGCGAGCAGCTGCTCGCCAGGTCCTCGCCGGACCCGCTGTACGCCCGGTGGATCGCCACCTACGGCGACGAGGCCTTCCAGAGCGTGGTCCGGCGGGTGCTGGCGCTCACCGACCGGATCGGCGAGGAGATCTCGCCGGCCGAGCGGCGCCGGGTGGTCGAGCACTTCACCACCACCTCCCGGTACGAGTGGATGTTCTGGGACGCCGCCTGGCGCGGTGAGACCTGGCCGGTCTGA
- a CDS encoding cytochrome P450: MSGAGTRRARRRDRRVYLAGHPVLFVLLAATRRRPVVRIGRTVLVHGGAAYHEVLTRLPLDRTAAGTTGGAAAELTGGGLLFDQDGDDHRAARRTLAADLGARTALRLRPRWQAVLDERLAVLGRGLALDLVPLAAELAGLTAAALTTPAPTAAGPAGAPDPLLLAHAATEAAAATARDHLPGRRRPGGAEAAATAAARLNSLLPDGLDAMLAVAAVNTTVAALPRAAAWCADAGLWAGLTPDNAPGVASELLRLTAPSPVLPRVAAAGATVAGCPIARGDRLVLVARHAAESHRDTPVDPARATQAVFGAGPHACPGAAAARALLAEFLLALAPYRPTVVRARADHRSALPGWAELQVRAGRPAGRGASR, from the coding sequence ATGAGCGGCGCCGGCACGCGCCGGGCCCGGCGCCGCGACCGCCGGGTCTACCTGGCCGGCCATCCCGTCCTGTTCGTCCTGCTCGCCGCGACCCGTCGCCGCCCGGTGGTCCGGATCGGCCGGACGGTGCTGGTGCACGGCGGCGCGGCCTACCACGAGGTGCTCACCCGGCTCCCGCTGGACCGCACCGCGGCCGGCACCACCGGCGGCGCGGCCGCCGAACTCACCGGCGGCGGGCTGCTGTTCGACCAGGACGGCGACGACCACCGGGCCGCCCGCCGCACGCTGGCCGCCGACCTCGGCGCCCGGACCGCGCTGCGGCTGCGCCCACGGTGGCAGGCCGTGCTGGACGAGCGCCTGGCCGTCCTGGGCCGGGGCCTGGCCCTCGATCTCGTACCGCTGGCAGCCGAGTTGGCGGGCCTGACCGCCGCCGCGCTGACCACCCCGGCCCCGACCGCCGCCGGGCCCGCCGGTGCGCCCGATCCGCTGCTGCTCGCCCACGCCGCCACCGAGGCGGCCGCCGCCACCGCCCGCGACCACCTGCCGGGGCGCCGCCGCCCCGGCGGTGCCGAGGCCGCGGCGACGGCCGCCGCCCGGCTCAACTCGCTGCTGCCGGACGGCCTGGACGCGATGCTGGCCGTGGCCGCCGTCAACACCACGGTGGCCGCCCTCCCCCGGGCCGCCGCCTGGTGCGCCGACGCGGGCCTCTGGGCCGGGCTCACGCCCGACAACGCCCCCGGGGTCGCCTCGGAACTGCTCCGGCTGACGGCCCCCTCGCCCGTCCTGCCGCGCGTCGCGGCGGCCGGCGCCACCGTCGCCGGCTGCCCGATCGCCCGCGGCGACCGCCTCGTCCTGGTCGCCCGGCATGCCGCCGAGTCGCACCGCGACACCCCCGTCGACCCGGCCCGGGCGACCCAGGCCGTGTTCGGCGCGGGCCCGCACGCCTGCCCGGGCGCCGCCGCTGCCCGCGCGCTGCTCGCCGAGTTCCTGCTGGCCCTGGCCCCGTACCGGCCGACGGTCGTGAGGGCCCGCGCCGACCACCGCTCCGCCCTGCCGGGCTGGGCCGAGCTGCAGGTCAGGGCCGGGCGACCGGCCGGCCGGGGAGCGAGCCGATGA
- a CDS encoding SsgA family sporulation/cell division regulator: MHSTVQGHVVMNLVVSNELSFRIVVDLEYDPDDPFAVRFTFHLPGDEPVTWVFARELLLDGISRPTGEGDVHIHPIGAQELSDVCIVLHSPEGDALLRASAPPLIAFLTRTDRLVPMGEELTGGELDEQLADILSRGCENNAG; this comes from the coding sequence ATGCACAGCACAGTCCAGGGCCACGTGGTCATGAACCTCGTGGTCTCGAACGAGCTCTCCTTCCGCATCGTGGTCGATCTCGAGTACGACCCCGACGACCCGTTCGCGGTCCGCTTCACGTTCCATCTGCCCGGCGACGAACCGGTGACCTGGGTCTTCGCCCGCGAGCTGCTGCTCGACGGGATCAGCCGCCCGACGGGCGAGGGTGATGTGCACATCCACCCCATCGGCGCGCAGGAGCTCTCCGACGTCTGCATCGTGCTGCACTCGCCCGAGGGCGACGCGCTGCTGCGTGCCTCGGCGCCGCCGCTGATCGCGTTCCTCACCCGGACCGACCGGCTGGTGCCGATGGGCGAGGAGCTCACCGGCGGCGAACTCGACGAGCAGCTCGCCGACATCCTCAGCCGGGGGTGCGAGAACAACGCCGGCTGA
- a CDS encoding protease pro-enzyme activation domain-containing protein, translating into MAHPTDPPSGFRIAGARGPRARRQPSPRRLLTGSATAALVAALLVPGTAFADSASPAPAPQRVGKAPTAPAGAVVAAAPTDDTVLQLGVTLSPRDPGALQSFVGAVSTPGSAQYHQYLKTGEFGQRFGADPATLEKAAKALTDLGLHPGAVGADGLTIPVTTTVAEAERAFSTDITGYRLADGRSAYANATAPELPGSIAGSVTGVVGLNTLAKVRSNHALPDGAAAAPKAVTPQATGGAGVAPRAGTTAAPQLCQWVQDWQQQQFGRADYRDYYSSSALASVYGLPFVDGGSNTTVAIFELEDYSDAAVAAYQQCYGTSTSVSRVRVDGGPTHAPDLSDYGIESALDIETVLGLVPNANILVYQGPDAQNATKTNILDVYRAIVNDNRAQVVSTSWGLCEADSDPAMTATENLIFQQAAAQGQTMVAASGDSGSTGCYHQNGPLDTRLSTDDPASQPYVTAVGGTSMTGHSYDLVQSAWNRGGATGGGASATWALDKATGYQAGTTGQGYSDSRCSAATGTACRQVPDVSALADGSNGYLIAVGVDAQGLQYWGRIAGTSGAAPVWAAIAAHADSSLQCAADGPVGFLNPALYKAKGSNAFTDVTTGNNVLAASGYIGGLYQATAGYDLATGLGTPNAGTLTDVLCAAPPQSPAGTFKAVAPSRLLDTRDGGGQTAGSPVGAYQTLSLKIAGRPGIPTDGLTGVVLNVTVTQPRADGHLTVYPSGKAQPGTSNINWVKGTTIPNLVTVPVGADGTVKLYNGSWDAAHLIADVSGFYSSTATDGSTFTATGPTRILDTRQSGGQTGGRPAGAYQEIPLAIAGRPGLPAQGITAAVLNVTVTGTQSDGHLTAYPSGGARTSTSNLNWTTGQTIANQVIVPVGPDGKVILLNDTWTSSHVIADLFGYFTADTTGAKFHTTVPHRLMDTRTGTGTYQGPFEDHTIRTLPLDFGGLLSQSKAVVLNITVTDTYDDGHLEVYPYNGTTTASALNWSKGQTIANHVTIPVGGSGAIEIYNASLRAHVIVDVLGYYS; encoded by the coding sequence ATGGCCCATCCCACGGATCCGCCCAGCGGATTCCGAATAGCCGGTGCCCGCGGGCCCCGAGCCCGCCGGCAGCCGTCGCCGAGGCGTCTGCTCACCGGATCGGCGACGGCCGCGCTGGTGGCCGCACTGCTCGTCCCCGGTACGGCGTTCGCCGACAGCGCGTCACCGGCCCCGGCGCCGCAGCGGGTCGGCAAGGCCCCGACCGCACCGGCCGGCGCCGTCGTCGCGGCCGCGCCGACGGACGACACCGTGCTCCAGCTCGGCGTCACGCTGTCGCCGCGTGACCCGGGCGCCCTGCAGAGCTTCGTCGGCGCGGTGTCCACCCCCGGCTCGGCGCAGTATCACCAGTACCTGAAGACCGGGGAGTTCGGGCAGCGCTTCGGCGCCGACCCGGCCACCCTGGAGAAGGCGGCCAAGGCGCTCACCGACCTCGGCCTGCACCCCGGCGCGGTCGGCGCCGACGGCCTCACCATCCCGGTCACCACGACCGTGGCCGAGGCCGAGCGCGCGTTCAGCACCGACATCACCGGCTACCGGCTGGCCGACGGCCGGAGCGCGTACGCCAACGCCACGGCGCCCGAGCTGCCCGGCAGCATCGCGGGCTCGGTCACCGGCGTGGTGGGCCTGAACACCCTGGCCAAGGTCCGCAGCAACCACGCCCTGCCGGACGGCGCCGCCGCCGCCCCCAAGGCCGTCACGCCGCAGGCCACCGGCGGCGCCGGGGTGGCACCCCGGGCCGGCACCACCGCGGCCCCGCAGCTGTGCCAGTGGGTCCAGGACTGGCAGCAGCAGCAGTTCGGCCGGGCGGACTACCGGGACTACTACAGCAGTTCCGCGCTGGCCTCCGTCTACGGCCTGCCGTTCGTCGACGGCGGCTCGAACACCACCGTGGCGATCTTCGAGCTGGAGGACTACTCCGACGCCGCCGTCGCGGCCTACCAGCAGTGCTACGGCACCAGCACCTCGGTCTCGCGGGTCAGGGTCGACGGCGGCCCGACCCACGCACCGGACCTCTCCGACTACGGCATCGAGTCCGCACTCGACATCGAGACCGTCCTCGGCCTCGTCCCGAACGCGAACATCCTGGTCTACCAGGGCCCCGACGCGCAGAACGCCACCAAGACCAACATCCTCGACGTCTACCGCGCGATCGTGAACGACAACCGCGCGCAGGTGGTGTCCACCAGCTGGGGACTCTGCGAGGCGGACTCCGACCCCGCGATGACGGCGACCGAGAACCTGATCTTCCAGCAGGCGGCCGCACAGGGCCAGACCATGGTGGCGGCCTCGGGTGACAGCGGCTCGACCGGCTGCTACCACCAGAACGGACCGCTCGACACCCGGCTGAGCACCGACGACCCGGCGAGCCAGCCGTACGTCACCGCCGTCGGTGGCACCTCGATGACGGGTCACTCCTACGACCTGGTCCAGTCGGCGTGGAACCGCGGCGGCGCGACCGGCGGCGGCGCCTCCGCCACCTGGGCCCTCGACAAGGCCACCGGCTACCAGGCCGGTACCACCGGCCAGGGGTACAGCGACAGCCGCTGCTCCGCGGCCACCGGCACCGCCTGCCGGCAGGTCCCGGACGTGTCCGCGCTCGCGGACGGGTCCAACGGCTACCTGATCGCGGTCGGCGTCGACGCCCAGGGTCTCCAGTACTGGGGCCGGATCGCCGGCACCAGCGGGGCGGCCCCGGTGTGGGCCGCCATCGCCGCCCACGCCGACTCCTCCCTGCAGTGCGCGGCGGACGGCCCGGTGGGCTTCCTCAACCCCGCGCTCTACAAGGCCAAGGGCAGCAACGCGTTCACCGACGTCACCACCGGGAACAACGTGCTGGCCGCCTCCGGCTACATCGGCGGCCTCTACCAGGCCACCGCCGGCTACGACCTGGCCACCGGCCTGGGCACCCCGAACGCGGGCACCCTGACCGACGTCCTGTGCGCCGCACCGCCGCAGAGCCCGGCCGGCACCTTCAAGGCCGTCGCGCCCAGCCGCCTGCTGGACACCCGGGACGGCGGCGGGCAGACCGCGGGCAGCCCCGTCGGCGCCTACCAGACCCTCTCCCTGAAGATCGCCGGCCGGCCCGGCATCCCGACGGACGGCCTGACCGGCGTCGTGCTGAACGTGACCGTCACCCAGCCCCGGGCGGACGGCCACCTGACCGTCTACCCCTCCGGCAAGGCGCAGCCGGGCACGTCCAACATCAACTGGGTGAAGGGGACGACCATCCCCAACCTGGTGACCGTGCCGGTCGGCGCCGACGGCACCGTGAAGCTGTACAACGGCAGCTGGGACGCCGCCCACCTGATCGCCGACGTGTCCGGGTTCTACTCCAGCACGGCCACGGACGGGTCGACCTTCACGGCCACCGGTCCGACCCGCATCCTGGACACCCGGCAGAGCGGCGGCCAGACCGGCGGCCGGCCCGCCGGCGCCTACCAGGAGATCCCGCTGGCGATCGCCGGCCGCCCGGGCCTGCCCGCGCAGGGCATCACCGCGGCCGTGCTCAACGTGACCGTGACCGGCACCCAGTCGGACGGCCACCTGACCGCCTATCCCTCCGGCGGGGCCCGCACCAGCACGTCCAACCTCAACTGGACGACCGGCCAGACCATCGCCAACCAGGTGATCGTCCCGGTCGGGCCGGACGGCAAGGTCATCCTGCTCAACGACACCTGGACGAGCTCGCACGTGATCGCCGACCTCTTCGGCTACTTCACGGCGGACACGACGGGCGCGAAGTTCCACACCACGGTGCCGCACCGGCTGATGGACACCCGTACCGGCACCGGCACCTACCAGGGCCCGTTCGAGGACCACACCATCCGCACGCTCCCGCTGGACTTCGGCGGGCTGCTGTCGCAGTCCAAGGCCGTGGTGCTCAACATCACCGTGACCGACACGTACGACGACGGCCACCTGGAGGTGTACCCGTACAACGGGACCACCACGGCCTCGGCGCTCAACTGGAGCAAGGGCCAGACCATCGCCAACCACGTCACGATTCCGGTCGGCGGCTCCGGCGCGATCGAGATCTACAACGCGAGCCTGCGGGCCCACGTCATCGTCGACGTGCTCGGCTACTACAGCTGA
- a CDS encoding glycosyltransferase family A protein, with protein sequence MTAGPGSPDGLWVIVPAYQEEARIGDTLTALARQHDRDFTLLVVDNGSTDRTAALARAFAAEAPFPVRVLVESEKGVGCAVDTGFRYALAHGATLLARTDADCVPRPTWTAAARIALTARPGLVCGRILARRDEHGPLGRAGFRALVLTAAVFGRLRPAHHRRHGYLAPYRMHAGNNMAITAELYEAVGGMPRRPSPTDRAFLNRVRRHTTAISRCRAMAVHNSTRRLTAFGVLGTARWYLDRGSGRHGANPR encoded by the coding sequence GTGACCGCCGGCCCGGGGAGCCCCGACGGGCTCTGGGTGATCGTCCCCGCGTACCAGGAGGAGGCGAGGATCGGCGACACCCTGACCGCCCTCGCCCGCCAGCACGACCGGGACTTCACCCTGCTGGTCGTCGACAACGGCTCCACCGACCGCACCGCCGCGCTGGCCCGCGCGTTCGCCGCCGAGGCGCCGTTCCCCGTGCGGGTCCTGGTCGAGTCGGAGAAGGGCGTCGGCTGCGCCGTCGACACCGGGTTCCGGTACGCCCTGGCACACGGCGCCACCCTGCTCGCCCGGACCGACGCCGACTGCGTCCCCCGGCCGACCTGGACGGCCGCCGCCCGGATCGCGCTCACCGCCCGCCCCGGACTGGTCTGCGGCCGGATCCTGGCCCGGCGCGACGAGCACGGCCCGCTCGGCCGGGCCGGCTTCCGCGCGCTGGTCCTCACCGCCGCCGTGTTCGGACGCCTGCGCCCCGCCCACCACCGCCGGCACGGCTACCTGGCCCCCTACCGGATGCACGCCGGCAACAACATGGCGATCACCGCCGAACTGTACGAGGCCGTCGGCGGCATGCCCCGGCGCCCGTCCCCCACCGACCGCGCCTTCCTCAACCGGGTCCGCCGGCACACCACCGCGATCAGCCGCTGCCGGGCCATGGCGGTGCACAACTCCACCCGCCGGCTGACCGCCTTCGGCGTGCTCGGGACGGCCCGCTGGTACCTGGACCGGGGCAGCGGCCGGCACGGCGCCAATCCGCGCTGA
- a CDS encoding 3-oxoacyl-ACP synthase III family protein, with product MDLPIARVGITAVGSFLPAHRLTSQQLQDEVAGELRLPERMFEKATGIVTRHFAAEGEYASTLALGAARRALDARGIDATDIDLLLYASATRDLCEPATAHLVQAELGSRAHALDVANACNSFLNGIDLARAMILAGRARRALVVTGETPSRAMRRDPGGLADFREGFAGYTFGDAGAAVVVEPVARGGILDVETETASEHWAVGGIPGGGSRHPRGDEYSYFRGGGTRLRTVFEKIGGDILNRVAARTGLGWDAYARVLVHQVTVPYLERFVELTGVPAEKLVLTVPDVGNVASATLGLQLDRVRHELAPGDRVLLIGLGGGVSLMTMVWEAS from the coding sequence AGGACGAGGTGGCCGGGGAACTACGGCTTCCCGAGCGGATGTTCGAGAAGGCGACCGGCATCGTCACCCGGCACTTCGCCGCCGAAGGCGAGTACGCCTCCACGCTCGCCCTGGGCGCCGCCCGCCGCGCCCTCGACGCCCGCGGCATCGACGCCACCGACATCGACCTGCTGCTGTACGCCTCGGCCACCCGTGATCTGTGCGAACCCGCCACCGCCCACCTGGTGCAGGCCGAACTCGGCTCCCGCGCCCACGCCCTGGACGTCGCCAACGCCTGCAACAGCTTCCTCAACGGGATCGACCTGGCCCGCGCGATGATCCTGGCCGGCCGGGCCCGGCGTGCGCTGGTGGTGACGGGCGAGACCCCCAGCCGCGCGATGCGGCGCGACCCGGGCGGCCTCGCCGACTTCCGCGAGGGCTTCGCGGGCTACACCTTCGGGGACGCCGGCGCCGCCGTCGTGGTCGAGCCGGTGGCGCGTGGCGGCATCCTCGACGTCGAGACCGAGACCGCCTCCGAGCACTGGGCGGTCGGCGGCATCCCGGGCGGCGGCTCGCGGCACCCGCGCGGCGACGAGTACAGCTACTTCCGCGGCGGCGGGACGCGGTTGCGCACCGTCTTCGAGAAGATCGGCGGCGACATCCTGAACCGGGTGGCGGCCCGCACCGGCCTCGGCTGGGACGCCTACGCCCGCGTCCTGGTCCACCAGGTGACCGTCCCCTACCTGGAACGGTTCGTCGAACTGACCGGGGTGCCCGCCGAGAAGCTGGTGCTCACGGTGCCGGACGTCGGCAACGTCGCCAGCGCCACGCTCGGCCTCCAACTCGACCGCGTCCGGCACGAGCTGGCTCCGGGGGACCGGGTGCTGCTGATCGGCCTGGGCGGCGGCGTCAGCCTGATGACCATGGTCTGGGAGGCGTCGTGA
- a CDS encoding NAD-dependent epimerase/dehydratase family protein, with protein sequence MRMAVTGASGFCGSRVALAAAALGAEVLCLGRAPGPLGRHIRWDATAGRPDLAGADLVVHCAAAVGDPAPGSPAEALHHAVNVDGTARLLEAAAGRPVVWVSSASVYDPRPDRSLVREDHPTAGGHLNAYGRSKAAGERLALAAGAVVLRPRAVYGPDDPHLVPRLLERVRHGVLLLPGPDVTLSLTAVQNLADACLAAAGWPPGAYNIADARPYRRDETVRRVLAAHGRSVRIGHLPVRLAEFAARTGRFPGLTRYAVDQLARDVVLDTTRARATGWRPRWDLDSALPWP encoded by the coding sequence ATGAGGATGGCCGTCACCGGCGCGAGCGGGTTCTGCGGCTCGCGGGTGGCCCTCGCGGCCGCCGCCCTGGGCGCCGAAGTGCTCTGCCTGGGGCGCGCTCCCGGCCCGCTCGGCCGGCACATCCGCTGGGACGCCACCGCCGGACGCCCCGACCTGGCCGGCGCCGACCTGGTCGTGCACTGCGCGGCCGCGGTCGGGGACCCGGCCCCCGGCTCCCCCGCCGAGGCCCTGCACCACGCCGTCAACGTCGACGGGACCGCCCGGCTGCTCGAAGCGGCGGCCGGGCGCCCGGTGGTCTGGGTGAGCAGCGCCAGCGTGTACGACCCCCGGCCCGACCGCTCGCTGGTCCGGGAGGACCACCCCACCGCCGGCGGCCACCTCAACGCGTACGGGCGCAGCAAGGCGGCCGGTGAGCGGCTCGCGCTGGCCGCCGGCGCGGTGGTGCTGCGCCCGCGGGCGGTCTACGGACCGGACGATCCGCACCTGGTGCCGCGACTGCTGGAGCGGGTCCGGCACGGGGTGCTGCTGCTGCCGGGCCCGGACGTGACGCTCAGCCTGACCGCGGTGCAGAACCTCGCGGACGCCTGTCTGGCCGCCGCCGGGTGGCCGCCCGGCGCCTACAACATCGCCGACGCCCGGCCGTACCGGCGGGACGAAACCGTACGCCGCGTCCTGGCGGCCCACGGCCGGAGCGTGCGGATCGGCCACCTGCCCGTCCGGCTGGCCGAGTTCGCCGCCCGCACCGGCCGGTTTCCCGGTCTCACCCGGTACGCGGTCGACCAGCTGGCCCGGGACGTCGTGCTGGACACCACCCGGGCCCGGGCCACCGGCTGGCGGCCCCGGTGGGATCTGGACTCCGCCCTGCCGTGGCCGTGA